In the genome of Pseudoglutamicibacter cumminsii, one region contains:
- a CDS encoding tripartite tricarboxylate transporter substrate binding protein gives MKKKTLLAGIAAISSASLLAGCANVGDGKANDGEFPNKDIQLIVPWQPGGSGDLSARTVASSLEKELGVNIVVENKPGANGSIGYNWLADQDPDGYKLSVLGMEVATLQYMDYDVNPDDYTYIGQLLEGPGAIAVKADSPYKTLQDLIDAAKEKPGAITYSSPGVGSVWDNPAQGFQELAGIELKNVPFDGSAPAIQAAAAGDVDFSIDAAGSQKANVDGGKMRYLAVLSEERLETLPDVPTMKELGIDLQNSSFTGIMGPKGMDEEVVKKLSNALEKAVEDPEYKKVIEGANLVPVSRNSEDFTKYINEQAEIHGKWIDLAKAK, from the coding sequence ATGAAGAAAAAGACCTTGCTAGCAGGAATCGCAGCGATTTCGAGTGCATCCCTCCTCGCCGGATGCGCCAACGTAGGCGACGGTAAGGCAAACGACGGAGAATTCCCCAACAAGGACATTCAGCTTATTGTCCCTTGGCAGCCAGGCGGTTCAGGCGACCTTTCCGCACGCACCGTTGCCTCCTCACTCGAAAAGGAGCTTGGAGTCAACATTGTTGTAGAAAACAAGCCGGGCGCAAACGGCTCTATCGGCTACAACTGGCTCGCTGACCAAGACCCAGACGGATACAAACTGTCTGTTTTGGGTATGGAAGTAGCGACGCTCCAGTACATGGATTACGACGTCAATCCAGATGACTACACCTACATCGGGCAGCTGCTTGAGGGCCCAGGAGCCATCGCAGTTAAGGCCGATAGCCCATACAAGACACTGCAAGACCTGATCGATGCGGCGAAAGAAAAGCCTGGCGCAATCACCTACTCAAGCCCAGGCGTCGGGTCGGTCTGGGATAACCCTGCACAGGGCTTCCAAGAGTTGGCTGGCATCGAACTGAAGAACGTTCCGTTTGACGGATCAGCACCTGCCATCCAGGCCGCAGCTGCAGGCGACGTCGATTTCTCCATCGACGCAGCTGGCTCACAAAAAGCCAATGTAGATGGCGGCAAGATGCGCTACCTCGCAGTGCTTTCTGAAGAACGCCTCGAAACACTACCAGACGTTCCGACCATGAAGGAACTGGGAATCGACCTTCAGAACTCTTCGTTCACCGGCATCATGGGGCCGAAGGGCATGGATGAAGAGGTCGTCAAGAAGCTCTCCAACGCTCTGGAGAAGGCCGTTGAAGATCCTGAATACAAAAAGGTGATCGAGGGCGCCAACCTTGTACCGGTTAGCCGCAACTCCGAAGACTTCACCAAGTACATCAATGAACAGGCAGAGATTCACGGCAAGTGGATCGACCTGGCGAAGGCTAAGTAA
- a CDS encoding abortive infection family protein — protein sequence MTINPREVSDLVPDHEAVRVLLGTLTSMARNLAELRNSSGTGHGKTISYVGLTERHANLAAGASLALVDYLWATHLERKASARGQAPGS from the coding sequence CTGACGATTAATCCTCGTGAAGTAAGCGATTTAGTCCCAGACCACGAAGCGGTCAGAGTGCTCTTGGGAACTCTTACGAGTATGGCGCGGAATCTTGCAGAATTGCGAAACAGCTCTGGCACAGGCCATGGGAAGACTATTTCGTACGTTGGACTGACGGAGCGGCACGCAAATCTTGCGGCAGGTGCCTCGCTAGCCCTCGTTGATTACCTATGGGCAACACATTTAGAGAGGAAGGCATCCGCTAGGGGCCAAGCCCCGGGGAGTTAG
- a CDS encoding YciI family protein, with the protein MAIFAVEYTYIDDAELIQKHRPEHRAFLAAQREAGTVLLSGPKVTEPGSALIIVRAETAEEAGRILDADPFNNHGIITHRTIAEWNVVIGEL; encoded by the coding sequence GTGGCTATTTTCGCGGTTGAATACACCTACATCGACGACGCCGAACTCATCCAGAAGCACCGGCCCGAACACCGCGCGTTCCTCGCCGCACAGCGCGAAGCCGGCACCGTGCTCCTCTCCGGCCCCAAAGTAACCGAGCCGGGCAGCGCCCTCATCATCGTCCGCGCCGAAACCGCCGAGGAGGCCGGCCGCATCCTCGACGCCGACCCCTTCAACAACCACGGCATCATCACCCACCGCACCATCGCGGAATGGAACGTCGTCATCGGCGAGCTCTAA
- a CDS encoding alpha/beta fold hydrolase, with amino-acid sequence MAPNLTTQRLTDPAPNKPLLLVGPGIGTGVEELWNTTAQELADDFEVIGYNLPGHAGAPVHTDAYTVAELADAAAALVADQPAERSVYFAGVSISGGVAMELALHHPERFAAVAVVCSAPKIGEPEAWEERAQAAAANGTEIMVPFCREGWFAPGFIDENPTQAEALLNNLREADLASYVTICRALGTYDVREDLATVTIPVLTINGAHDQVCPPSEGATIAAGVPNGKAVTFSHTAHLAPVEDPERTATELRNFFLAQG; translated from the coding sequence GTGGCCCCAAACCTCACAACACAACGCCTCACCGACCCAGCCCCGAACAAGCCGTTACTGCTCGTCGGGCCCGGCATCGGAACAGGCGTAGAGGAACTGTGGAACACCACCGCGCAAGAGCTCGCCGATGACTTCGAAGTGATCGGCTACAACCTCCCCGGCCACGCCGGCGCCCCCGTGCACACTGACGCCTACACCGTCGCGGAACTCGCAGACGCGGCCGCCGCACTCGTCGCCGACCAACCCGCGGAACGCAGCGTCTACTTCGCCGGCGTCTCCATCTCCGGCGGCGTAGCCATGGAACTCGCACTCCACCACCCAGAACGGTTCGCCGCGGTCGCGGTCGTGTGCTCGGCACCGAAAATCGGCGAACCCGAAGCCTGGGAAGAACGCGCCCAAGCGGCCGCCGCCAACGGAACCGAGATCATGGTCCCGTTCTGCCGCGAAGGCTGGTTCGCCCCCGGATTCATCGACGAAAACCCCACCCAGGCCGAAGCACTGCTGAACAACCTGCGGGAAGCCGACCTCGCGTCGTACGTCACCATCTGCCGCGCACTCGGCACCTACGACGTCCGCGAAGACCTCGCCACCGTCACCATCCCCGTACTCACCATCAACGGCGCACACGACCAAGTCTGCCCACCAAGCGAAGGCGCCACCATCGCGGCCGGCGTACCCAACGGCAAAGCCGTAACCTTCAGCCACACGGCGCACCTAGCCCCCGTCGAAGACCCCGAACGCACAGCCACCGAACTCCGCAACTTCTTCCTCGCGCAGGGCTAG
- a CDS encoding bifunctional sugar phosphate isomerase/epimerase/4-hydroxyphenylpyruvate dioxygenase family protein codes for MKTSIATVCLSGTLEEKLHACSAAGFDGVEIFEQDLVVSPMSPEEVKALAARLNLTLDLYQPFRDFEGVDEPTLKANLHRAEAKFKLMNRLGIDTILVCSNVATATINDDRVFVDQLRTLGELAAQYSIKIAYEALAWGRFVNTYQHSWEIVRDVNLPNVGICLDSFHILSRGDDPSGIADIPGEKIFFVQLADAPVLSMDILSWSRHYRVFPGEGGFALDEFMRYLALSGYDGIVSLEIFNDVFRQSNMRRTAVDGLRSLIWLQDRTAHLLQEKSETSALNLATLPSTQPTRGFDFAEILTDSPELVAETLYQLGFQFFGQHRRKPVQLWKAGDARIIINAKPRPEGGTELSGFGIHVENPATAIAKARALLAPRVARRQLPDEQQLVGVVAPDETEIFIGSADESARWEKEFSEAAPTNSEPIIEAIDHLNVAQPWQAFDESVLFYTSALNLSTLPATEVPGPMGLVRSQVLESADQAVRIALNIVPQGTSQEKSGATEYPEHIAIRTNNIIALAQRAQAEGMRFLRVPENYYDDLASRYDLPAETLARLKELNLLYDRDDDGEFLHFYTATIGDMFFEVVERRGDYSGYGAPNAPVRLAAQFERTRFPHGN; via the coding sequence ATGAAGACGTCCATCGCAACCGTTTGTCTCTCGGGAACTCTCGAAGAGAAACTCCATGCGTGCTCCGCGGCAGGCTTCGATGGCGTCGAAATCTTCGAACAAGACCTCGTCGTCTCCCCCATGTCGCCGGAAGAGGTTAAGGCTCTCGCCGCGCGGCTGAACCTCACGCTCGACCTCTACCAGCCGTTCCGTGACTTCGAAGGCGTGGACGAACCCACCCTGAAAGCCAACCTGCACCGAGCTGAAGCGAAATTTAAGCTCATGAACCGGCTCGGCATCGACACCATCCTCGTGTGCTCGAACGTCGCCACCGCAACCATCAACGACGACCGCGTGTTCGTTGACCAGCTCCGCACCCTCGGCGAGCTCGCCGCCCAATACAGCATCAAGATCGCGTACGAAGCCCTCGCGTGGGGTCGCTTCGTCAACACGTACCAGCACTCGTGGGAGATCGTCCGCGACGTCAACCTCCCCAACGTGGGCATCTGCCTGGACTCCTTCCACATCCTCTCCCGCGGAGACGACCCCTCCGGCATCGCCGACATCCCAGGCGAAAAAATCTTCTTCGTCCAACTCGCAGATGCCCCCGTGCTCTCGATGGACATCCTCTCGTGGTCCCGCCACTACCGCGTCTTCCCCGGCGAAGGCGGCTTCGCACTCGACGAATTCATGCGGTACCTCGCGCTGTCCGGTTACGACGGCATCGTCTCCCTCGAAATCTTCAACGACGTCTTCCGCCAATCAAACATGCGCAGAACAGCCGTCGACGGCCTCCGCTCCCTGATCTGGCTCCAAGACCGCACCGCGCACTTGCTGCAAGAAAAGAGCGAAACCTCCGCCCTCAACCTCGCGACACTGCCGTCGACGCAACCGACTCGAGGCTTCGACTTCGCCGAGATCCTCACCGACTCCCCCGAACTCGTAGCCGAAACCCTCTACCAGCTCGGGTTCCAGTTCTTCGGCCAGCACCGCCGCAAACCGGTGCAGCTATGGAAAGCCGGCGACGCCCGCATCATCATCAACGCGAAACCCCGCCCCGAAGGCGGAACCGAACTTTCAGGCTTCGGGATCCACGTCGAAAACCCAGCCACCGCCATCGCCAAGGCACGAGCGTTGCTCGCCCCGCGCGTCGCGCGCCGTCAGCTGCCTGACGAACAGCAGCTCGTGGGCGTCGTGGCCCCAGACGAGACCGAAATCTTCATCGGCTCCGCAGACGAATCCGCGCGCTGGGAAAAAGAATTCAGCGAAGCCGCCCCCACCAACAGCGAGCCCATCATCGAAGCCATCGACCACCTCAACGTGGCGCAACCATGGCAAGCGTTCGACGAATCCGTGCTGTTCTACACGAGCGCACTCAACCTCTCAACGCTGCCCGCCACCGAGGTCCCGGGGCCCATGGGGCTCGTCCGCTCCCAAGTCCTGGAATCTGCGGACCAAGCCGTCCGCATCGCCCTCAACATCGTTCCGCAAGGCACGTCCCAAGAGAAGAGCGGCGCCACCGAATACCCGGAACACATCGCGATCAGAACCAACAACATCATTGCCCTGGCGCAGCGCGCCCAGGCCGAGGGAATGCGGTTCCTCCGGGTCCCAGAAAACTACTACGACGACCTCGCCAGCAGGTACGACCTGCCCGCAGAAACGCTCGCGCGACTCAAAGAGCTCAACCTGCTCTACGACCGTGACGACGACGGCGAATTCCTGCACTTCTACACGGCGACGATCGGCGACATGTTCTTCGAAGTCGTTGAACGGCGCGGCGACTACTCCGGATACGGCGCGCCCAACGCCCCAGTACGGCTAGCCGCGCAGTTCGAAAGAACGCGGTTCCCCCACGGCAACTAG
- a CDS encoding DEAD/DEAH box helicase — protein sequence MTTKLNISFDSDMLESISSEFDLRTPNKEALRQLVFTLEGDYDPTVMQVLNLATGVGKTYLMAAFVEYLRRQGVGNVVIVTPGKTVQAKTVQNFTPGTPRYITGAAVPPEVVTPQDYSAWIARQNGPARLAFGREVPMLAFIFNIQQLIAPKDVEGDTHGGTQEAMRRKPRRFDENAGVLFDYLKNLDDLVVIADESHLYGASAVAFNAALKELDPAAAIGLTASVDKATDHVIFEYPLYRAIQDKYVKAPVLAFRKTGYGTDEASEEQQLRDALQLRALKQAYYDSYAASQNRDHVNAVAFVVCSDVGHATQVAELLRTPEYLGRDEAVLQVDSKHEDELTQRRLDELDRPESPVLAVVSVNKLKEGWDVKNIAVVVTLRAMASEVLTQQTMGRGLRLPFGKYTGVWQIDQLDIIAHQSFTELLNAENVLRQFGLDEAIAEPDKAKVEEAIRKAAEDSGTGTGTPTTGGDQPTMTTGSEPGTGVSGELAGGVAPQPGTVPVNGGDEGLALPGVGVRTITEQEDEPTWELVSIGRNPSFADVSYRFPVTTMTVQQPPIDLSEISDAEIEQAARRVTSAGDVLLRKEIIAALGKKLRAEDRESAEVDSVHVDDADAEEALVKLVINMSLVPKTEQTARYVATFLVPKFMRAVTFTGWTVKSLDSARAELLALIKNYTAETLRATREVPTIHPKSMPGTGYTLPLGEKVHDQIESRDQFVRGRVYGGWFKSLFAEESFDSFTGEYQLARLLNTSPGIVWWHRLHPQDRAFVYYNAKDRYFPDFVALDTNGVHWIIEGKEERGRDDARVQAKREAAEALVRRLVAEDAYAGQHWGYLIAYEQDTARADSWEDLKAFASPVSNAL from the coding sequence ATGACTACCAAGCTCAACATCAGTTTTGATTCGGACATGCTGGAGTCGATCAGCTCCGAGTTCGACCTGCGCACCCCGAATAAGGAAGCGCTACGCCAGCTGGTGTTCACTCTCGAGGGTGACTACGACCCGACCGTGATGCAGGTGCTCAACCTCGCTACGGGTGTGGGCAAGACCTACTTGATGGCGGCGTTCGTGGAGTACCTGCGCCGCCAAGGGGTCGGCAACGTCGTGATCGTCACCCCAGGCAAGACGGTGCAGGCGAAGACGGTGCAGAACTTCACGCCCGGCACGCCCCGCTATATCACCGGTGCGGCGGTGCCGCCCGAGGTGGTGACCCCACAGGACTACTCGGCGTGGATCGCCCGGCAGAACGGGCCGGCCCGACTCGCGTTCGGCCGTGAAGTGCCAATGCTGGCGTTTATTTTCAACATCCAGCAGCTGATTGCTCCGAAAGATGTTGAAGGAGACACACATGGTGGCACGCAAGAGGCTATGCGTCGGAAACCGCGCCGTTTCGACGAGAACGCCGGCGTGCTCTTCGACTACCTGAAGAACCTCGATGATCTGGTTGTGATCGCCGACGAATCCCACCTCTACGGGGCCAGCGCGGTCGCATTCAATGCAGCGTTGAAGGAACTCGATCCAGCAGCGGCGATTGGTTTGACCGCGTCGGTGGACAAGGCCACCGATCACGTCATCTTCGAGTACCCGCTCTACCGCGCCATCCAGGACAAGTATGTGAAGGCCCCCGTGTTGGCGTTCCGCAAGACTGGATATGGCACCGATGAAGCCTCCGAAGAGCAGCAGTTGCGTGACGCGCTGCAATTGCGTGCGCTCAAGCAGGCCTATTACGACTCATACGCGGCTTCCCAGAACCGCGATCATGTGAATGCGGTCGCTTTCGTGGTCTGCTCCGATGTGGGGCACGCCACCCAGGTCGCCGAGCTGCTGCGCACGCCGGAGTACCTCGGCCGAGATGAGGCTGTGCTGCAGGTGGACTCCAAGCACGAGGATGAGTTGACCCAGCGTCGCCTCGACGAATTGGATCGGCCCGAATCGCCGGTGCTGGCGGTGGTGAGCGTGAACAAGCTCAAGGAAGGCTGGGATGTCAAGAACATCGCGGTCGTCGTGACACTGCGAGCGATGGCCTCGGAGGTGTTGACCCAGCAGACCATGGGGCGCGGACTGCGTTTGCCGTTTGGGAAGTACACGGGCGTGTGGCAGATTGACCAGCTCGACATCATCGCTCACCAGTCCTTCACCGAGCTGCTCAATGCGGAGAACGTGCTCCGGCAGTTCGGTCTGGACGAAGCCATCGCCGAGCCTGACAAAGCCAAGGTTGAGGAGGCGATCCGTAAAGCCGCCGAAGATTCCGGTACGGGTACAGGTACGCCCACGACCGGCGGTGACCAACCAACGATGACAACCGGTTCTGAACCGGGCACTGGTGTCAGTGGTGAGCTCGCCGGTGGTGTGGCTCCGCAGCCGGGCACCGTTCCCGTCAACGGTGGTGACGAAGGGCTGGCTTTGCCCGGTGTTGGGGTTCGTACCATCACCGAGCAGGAGGATGAGCCCACCTGGGAGCTGGTTTCGATCGGACGGAACCCGAGCTTTGCTGACGTGTCCTACCGATTCCCGGTGACGACGATGACTGTGCAGCAGCCGCCCATTGACCTGTCTGAAATCAGTGACGCCGAGATTGAGCAAGCGGCGCGTCGGGTCACCTCTGCTGGGGACGTGCTGCTGCGCAAAGAGATCATCGCCGCCCTAGGCAAGAAACTCCGGGCAGAGGATCGAGAAAGCGCCGAAGTCGACTCCGTCCACGTCGACGACGCCGACGCTGAGGAGGCGCTGGTCAAACTAGTGATCAACATGTCGTTGGTGCCCAAAACCGAACAGACCGCCCGCTACGTCGCCACGTTCCTGGTGCCGAAGTTCATGCGCGCCGTGACGTTCACCGGCTGGACCGTCAAATCCCTCGACTCCGCCCGCGCCGAACTCCTAGCGCTGATCAAGAACTACACAGCCGAGACACTGCGAGCCACCCGCGAGGTGCCGACCATACACCCCAAGTCAATGCCAGGCACCGGCTACACGCTCCCGCTTGGTGAGAAAGTGCATGACCAGATCGAGAGTCGTGACCAGTTCGTGCGAGGCCGGGTCTACGGTGGATGGTTCAAGTCGCTATTCGCTGAGGAGTCCTTCGACTCCTTCACCGGCGAATACCAGCTTGCTCGCCTGCTCAACACCTCGCCGGGGATCGTGTGGTGGCATCGCCTGCATCCGCAAGACCGGGCGTTCGTGTACTACAACGCGAAAGACCGCTACTTCCCCGACTTCGTGGCCTTGGACACCAACGGGGTGCATTGGATCATCGAAGGCAAGGAAGAGCGCGGGCGCGATGATGCCAGGGTGCAGGCCAAGCGTGAGGCTGCCGAGGCGTTGGTGCGCCGGTTGGTTGCTGAGGATGCTTACGCCGGTCAGCACTGGGGCTATCTGATCGCGTACGAGCAAGACACCGCCCGTGCCGACTCGTGGGAAGACCTGAAAGCCTTCGCTAGCCCGGTCAGCAACGCCTTGTAG
- a CDS encoding site-specific DNA-methyltransferase → MTKQRLQLIWYNKDKALIPTETGKYGYTWVDPSDPRYCETHTLVLDDYVQGAQRPKSEESEYSERADLEPQDDNLLILGESGDVLEALTRVPELADKYVGKVKLIYIDPPFNTAQTFANYEDNLEHSVWLTMMRDRLLHMKKLLTDDGSIWVHLDYAENHRMRLLIDEVFGVENFLAEIIWEKADGPRNNADKFSVDQDAIIVYGRSPDSTVNRMPRTTADNARFKNPDNDANGPWWDGDPTARHNRGRRQHPSVYGIQHPITGEMKYPGSGANWYFAQEWMLNELSHWADYELVNPDSEELSIRAELEGEGVEIRDDIPCLKVKDWGEPTVSRTIQRLDELQWPRIILRGADGSAGGFGLKMYIPERGTPARTLWRNSDVGHNRSAKNEIKSLLPGVVPFSTPKPERLLERIIHIGSNPGDIVLDVFAGSGTTAAVAQKMGRRWVTCELVEDTFNRFTRPRLEKVVNDQDPGGITRTKGERVDATEDGLPDGVSPEDAAKFTSVLNKLIKDDPELKKSVEVKTLKAASKTRRTKEVLNWRGGGGFQVAHLSPACFDYDPELDRVMLTAAATGQTLIESVAAILGFTLLHADDDYMFDARRGNALLKVLEGVATVEIVDWLASQIQPGETIVLAATTVMDGVRQHLRKLVKGSRVVALPDDVFRYSEGGDQ, encoded by the coding sequence ATGACGAAACAACGGCTCCAGCTCATCTGGTATAACAAAGACAAAGCCCTCATCCCTACTGAGACCGGCAAGTACGGCTACACATGGGTTGACCCCTCAGACCCGCGATACTGCGAAACCCACACCCTCGTGCTAGACGACTACGTGCAAGGTGCGCAGAGACCGAAGTCGGAAGAGTCCGAATACTCCGAGCGCGCCGACCTCGAACCCCAAGACGACAACCTACTCATCCTCGGCGAATCCGGAGACGTTCTCGAGGCCCTTACCCGCGTGCCAGAACTGGCAGACAAGTACGTCGGCAAGGTAAAGCTGATCTATATCGATCCACCGTTTAACACGGCCCAGACCTTTGCGAACTACGAGGATAACCTCGAGCACTCCGTGTGGCTCACTATGATGCGCGACCGGCTGTTGCACATGAAGAAGTTGCTCACCGACGACGGCTCGATCTGGGTTCACCTGGACTATGCCGAGAACCATCGGATGCGACTACTGATCGACGAGGTTTTCGGCGTAGAGAATTTTCTCGCTGAAATCATTTGGGAAAAGGCCGATGGCCCCCGCAATAATGCAGACAAATTTAGCGTAGACCAGGATGCGATAATAGTTTACGGAAGATCGCCAGATTCTACGGTCAACCGCATGCCCCGAACCACAGCTGACAACGCTCGGTTCAAGAATCCAGATAACGACGCGAACGGCCCATGGTGGGATGGAGATCCGACTGCGCGCCACAATAGAGGCCGACGCCAGCATCCGAGCGTTTATGGAATCCAGCACCCGATTACGGGAGAGATGAAATACCCGGGGAGTGGAGCAAATTGGTACTTTGCCCAGGAATGGATGCTGAATGAACTGTCTCATTGGGCAGATTATGAATTGGTTAATCCAGATTCGGAAGAGCTATCTATTCGCGCAGAGCTCGAAGGCGAAGGCGTCGAAATTAGAGATGACATTCCTTGTTTGAAAGTCAAGGACTGGGGAGAGCCGACTGTTAGTCGGACAATTCAACGCCTTGATGAACTTCAATGGCCGAGAATTATTTTACGTGGTGCTGACGGAAGCGCAGGTGGATTCGGTCTAAAAATGTATATTCCGGAGCGAGGCACTCCCGCGCGCACGCTATGGCGTAATAGTGATGTCGGACATAATAGAAGTGCGAAAAATGAGATCAAGTCTCTGCTGCCTGGAGTTGTTCCGTTCTCTACTCCGAAGCCCGAACGTCTCCTCGAGCGCATCATTCATATTGGGTCTAATCCTGGTGACATTGTGTTGGATGTGTTTGCGGGTTCGGGGACGACTGCTGCGGTCGCGCAGAAGATGGGTCGCCGCTGGGTAACCTGTGAACTGGTGGAAGATACGTTTAATCGGTTCACTCGTCCGCGTCTGGAGAAGGTTGTCAACGATCAAGACCCGGGAGGGATAACCCGGACGAAGGGCGAACGAGTCGACGCTACGGAAGACGGGCTACCTGATGGTGTCTCGCCAGAGGACGCCGCAAAATTCACGAGCGTGCTTAACAAGCTGATCAAGGATGACCCGGAATTAAAGAAGAGCGTCGAGGTGAAGACACTGAAGGCTGCCTCGAAGACCAGGCGCACGAAGGAAGTGCTGAACTGGCGAGGTGGCGGCGGCTTCCAGGTTGCCCATCTGTCGCCTGCGTGTTTCGACTACGACCCTGAATTGGACAGGGTGATGCTAACTGCGGCCGCGACCGGACAGACTCTGATCGAGTCGGTGGCCGCGATTCTAGGGTTCACCCTGCTGCATGCGGATGATGACTACATGTTCGACGCCCGCCGGGGCAACGCCCTCCTCAAGGTGCTGGAGGGGGTTGCCACGGTCGAGATCGTCGACTGGCTTGCTTCCCAAATCCAGCCCGGCGAGACAATCGTGCTGGCGGCCACCACGGTGATGGACGGCGTGCGCCAGCATCTACGCAAACTGGTGAAGGGATCCCGAGTGGTGGCTTTGCCGGATGATGTGTTCCGCTACAGCGAAGGTGGTGACCAGTAA
- a CDS encoding DUF4062 domain-containing protein — protein MPLLGGHPQEIINAQGVDGADIVVALFGSRLGSPTPDAVSGTVEEIERAVDSGKPVHLYFSRAPLPHDVDTVQLEGLRDFKNEIRERGLLGEFDDIRQLENQIWSAIDHDLAKIDPSITGVLHVPTGVRFRVDSKSEQHQKEIDKRGRIKYTTEYWLEVTNIGDEAAESVKFEADASSGGMYTANSDDPITLEPGSVWKIPVTYSLGTSGQTLTIRWLEHDEERSKTFNVQ, from the coding sequence GTGCCCCTGCTCGGGGGTCACCCTCAGGAGATTATCAACGCTCAGGGAGTCGACGGAGCCGACATTGTTGTCGCACTTTTTGGCAGTCGCCTCGGCTCACCAACACCAGATGCAGTGTCGGGAACAGTTGAAGAGATCGAGCGTGCCGTCGACAGCGGCAAACCCGTACATCTGTATTTCTCAAGAGCCCCATTGCCTCATGACGTCGATACTGTGCAACTAGAGGGACTCCGAGATTTCAAGAATGAAATCAGGGAGCGGGGATTGCTTGGAGAATTCGATGACATACGCCAACTGGAGAACCAGATCTGGAGCGCCATCGATCATGACCTTGCCAAGATCGATCCCTCCATTACTGGGGTGCTCCATGTGCCGACCGGCGTCCGTTTTCGCGTCGACTCAAAGAGCGAGCAACACCAAAAAGAAATCGATAAGCGCGGCAGGATCAAATACACAACAGAATATTGGCTTGAAGTTACCAATATCGGCGATGAGGCCGCTGAATCCGTGAAATTCGAAGCGGATGCATCGTCCGGGGGTATGTACACCGCCAACAGTGATGACCCCATCACCCTAGAGCCTGGCAGCGTTTGGAAGATCCCGGTCACCTACTCATTGGGCACGTCGGGCCAGACCCTAACGATTAGGTGGCTCGAGCACGACGAGGAGCGGTCGAAGACCTTTAACGTTCAGTGA
- a CDS encoding LacI family DNA-binding transcriptional regulator yields MGIFDNDALPGKTVTLQDIANVAGVAVSTVSRAFTTPDRVNFQTMLRIQKIADELGYRRRPAPEVGGASLHRTIDLMVQDISNPFFTDLMKGAVQAAREGDYMVLLGDAEESASVELDHIRRILPSVDGLIVSARWLSDTDLTEIARRKPLVLFNREAPGISSVCAETPETNQLLIQHLVSLGHKRIVYVSGPRLSWTNQQRWSAVLEVTREYGLSPIQVGPFRPLLNQGAAAADLALSYNPTAIVAYNDQLAIGMLQAMEAKGVRVPEDVSIVGYDDTFGSSFSSPPLTCLRAETEYAGREAVRLLLAQIRGNREVQRVRVPSGLTVRASTAHARKEPVSY; encoded by the coding sequence ATGGGAATCTTTGACAACGATGCTCTCCCTGGGAAGACCGTCACGTTGCAAGACATTGCAAATGTTGCAGGCGTAGCGGTCTCGACGGTTTCGCGTGCGTTCACAACGCCTGACCGCGTGAACTTCCAAACGATGTTGCGCATCCAGAAGATAGCAGATGAGCTTGGCTACCGCCGTCGGCCCGCGCCAGAAGTGGGTGGAGCGTCGCTACACCGCACCATTGATCTGATGGTTCAAGACATCAGTAACCCGTTCTTTACTGACCTCATGAAGGGCGCAGTTCAGGCGGCTCGTGAAGGTGACTACATGGTTCTTCTAGGCGATGCAGAAGAATCGGCAAGTGTTGAGCTTGACCATATCCGCCGAATTTTGCCGTCGGTGGATGGGCTAATTGTCTCGGCACGTTGGCTCTCGGACACAGATCTGACGGAGATCGCGCGACGCAAGCCTCTGGTTCTTTTCAATCGCGAGGCCCCGGGGATTTCTTCTGTATGCGCTGAAACACCGGAAACGAATCAGTTGCTTATCCAGCATCTGGTGTCATTGGGGCACAAGAGGATTGTGTATGTTTCTGGGCCTCGCCTGAGCTGGACGAATCAGCAACGTTGGTCGGCGGTGCTAGAGGTCACCCGTGAATACGGCTTGAGCCCCATCCAAGTTGGGCCGTTTCGGCCGCTGCTCAATCAAGGCGCGGCGGCAGCGGACCTCGCGTTGTCGTACAACCCAACGGCGATCGTCGCATATAACGATCAGCTGGCAATCGGGATGCTTCAGGCGATGGAGGCAAAGGGGGTCAGGGTGCCTGAGGACGTTTCGATTGTGGGTTACGACGACACGTTCGGGTCGAGCTTTAGCTCTCCACCTTTGACGTGCCTGCGCGCTGAGACTGAATACGCGGGACGCGAGGCGGTCCGTCTCCTCTTGGCTCAGATTAGGGGGAACCGCGAGGTTCAACGGGTACGTGTGCCGTCGGGGCTCACAGTTCGAGCCTCGACAGCACACGCGCGCAAGGAACCGGTCAGTTACTAG